GCATGTACAGCAacaattcaaaaattatgaCATACAAATATGTCATTCATCATATCATCGCGCGTAAAAATCCAAGTTTTTCGTCCCAAAATTCCAGATTGTTTATCCATACAACTTTGAAATCAATGATACATAATATAATGCAGGTGTTGATAGCATAGAGATAGACATGGACAGGCAGAAAGTAACCGTGACAGGATATGTTGACAAGAGAAGAGTCCTAAAACTTGTTAGAAGAACGGGAAGAAAGGCTGAGTTTTGGCCATTTCCGTATGATTCTGAATACTACCCTTATGCATCTCAATATTTGGATGAATCCAATTTCGCTTCCTCTTACAATTACTACACCCATGGATACAACGAGAGTACGCACGGCTACTTCCCTCATCTCCCGTACCAAACCATCGACGACAGGATCACCTATAGTTTCAATGAAGAAAATGTTCATGCTTGCATGATCATGTAGtactttttatatgtttatgtaacATATATGACTTCATATATAAAATctctttataatatatatatatatatatatataatacaacaTTAACTATAATTAGGGGTGATATATCGTACCGTATCGTATCGAATCGAAAATCATATACTCTACAGAAAAATTAcagtataagaaaatatatattgataCAGTAGGTACATATAACCAGCATACCGATTATACCAAAATTTTGCGGTATACTGATTTCAGTAAAGCATCGGTATATACTGTTTTATACAGGAAAAAAcccttatattttttaattttattactttattgtttaaaaatattatgtgtgtttagatttttatatattgtttcggtatttcggtatatattgTTTCGGTATtttggtatataccgaaattttgtAAGTTTTATACCGTTATCGTACaaaaaatttcattatcatTACCATACCATACCAAAAATTTCggtaaattttgtatttttcgaTATGATAACTACGATATACGAAGTTTCGATATTTTTTCCCACCCTAACTATAATGTTGTGCTCTTTGAGGTGTATTGATGGCCCACAATTAAAATATGGAGAATAAGAATAACTAGTGCATTATTTTTTCACCTGATCATAATCAAATGATCTATTTAGAACAAAGATAAAATGGATGTGGGAGGGAACCAAGATATTCATACAAACATTTAAAGAATATTAATGGAAGGAAACTGATAAAACTATGTGATACCCCCAGAAGGGAAAGAACCCGGGCCATCTTGGGACTCGAGAAGAAGAACATGACCGAGAGCTAGAGGAAGCTAGGAATTGGACCAGTATGAGTGAAGGAAGTGCTTTCCTAAGAAAGTCATCCCTGAGTTAGCAGAAACAGCTGATCAGGGCTAACAAAAGCTCG
This Primulina huaijiensis isolate GDHJ02 unplaced genomic scaffold, ASM1229523v2 scaffold36917, whole genome shotgun sequence DNA region includes the following protein-coding sequences:
- the LOC140968418 gene encoding heavy metal-associated isoprenylated plant protein 45-like; translation: MDCEGCQKRIRRAISKLDGVDSIEIDMDRQKVTVTGYVDKRRVLKLVRRTGRKAEFWPFPYDSEYYPYASQYLDESNFASSYNYYTHGYNESTHGYFPHLPYQTIDDRITYSFNEENVHACMIM